From the genome of Brevibacterium sp. JSBI002, one region includes:
- the secA gene encoding preprotein translocase subunit SecA gives MANFLEKLLRTGEGRTLKKLRRYTDAINQLSDEFSEMTDTELREETGRFKERYKDGESLDSLLPEAFATVREASSRTLGLRHFDVQLMGGAALHLGNIAEMKTGEGKTLVATAPAYLNALTGDPVHIITVNDYLATYQSELMGRVFRFLGMETGCIQANMPSDLRRKQYAADITYGTNNEFGFDYLRDNMAWSADELVQRGHAFAIVDEVDSILIDEARTPLIISGPAEGDANRWYGEFAKVVKRLKTDRDYEVDEKKRTVGVLEPGIERVEDYLGIGNLYDAENTPLISFLNNAIRAKELFKKDKDYVVLDGEVLIVDEHTGRVLKGRRYNEGLHQAIEAKEGVKVQAENQTLATITLQNFFRLYEKLSGMTGTAETEAAEFMSTYKLGVVPIPTNKPMQRVDQSDFVYKNEVAKFDAVVDDIVERHETGQPVLVGTTSVEKSEYLSKHLAKRGVKHEVLNAKNHAREASIVAMAGRKNAVTVATNMAGRGTDIMLGGNAEFLAVAEMERRGLDPAENEDQYESEWPEVLKAAEDKVKEEAEEVVELGGLYVLGTERHESRRIDNQLRGRSGRQGDPGESRFYLSLTDDLMRLFGSGAAERIMATANVPDDVPLESKMVSRAILSAQSQIEQRNAEQRKNVLKYDDVLNRQRTVIYDERRRVLDGADLEDQVANFREEVIDAYVAQATTGPVEEWQVDELFEALGKIYSPSITPEDLAEELGGLGNLTKNRLNQEIQSDIALFYSQREEELGEDATRELERRVVLSVIDKRWREHLYEMDYLKNGIGLRAMAQRDPLVEYQREGFEMFTTMQDGIKEDVVRLTNTLQVQVTSSAGSDGDEPEVEVDAEELRHKTPKMQLSAPSEGGSASVSESEDEDDPAPANRAERRAKKKAKS, from the coding sequence GTGGCTAATTTCCTCGAGAAGCTTCTGCGCACAGGTGAAGGCAGAACTCTGAAGAAGCTCCGCCGATACACGGATGCCATCAATCAGCTGTCCGATGAGTTCAGCGAGATGACGGACACCGAACTGCGGGAGGAAACCGGCCGGTTCAAGGAGCGCTACAAGGACGGCGAGAGCCTCGACTCCCTGCTTCCCGAAGCCTTCGCCACCGTTCGCGAGGCATCGAGCCGGACCCTGGGTCTGCGGCACTTCGACGTCCAGCTCATGGGCGGCGCCGCTCTGCACCTGGGCAACATCGCCGAGATGAAGACCGGTGAGGGCAAGACCCTCGTCGCCACGGCCCCGGCCTACCTCAACGCGCTCACCGGCGATCCGGTCCACATCATCACGGTCAACGACTACCTGGCCACCTACCAGTCCGAACTGATGGGCCGCGTATTCCGCTTCCTCGGTATGGAGACCGGCTGTATCCAGGCGAATATGCCCTCGGACCTGCGCCGCAAACAGTACGCCGCAGACATCACCTACGGCACGAACAACGAGTTCGGCTTCGACTACCTGCGCGACAACATGGCCTGGTCGGCGGACGAGCTCGTCCAGCGCGGCCATGCCTTCGCCATCGTCGACGAGGTCGACTCGATCCTCATCGACGAGGCCCGCACCCCGCTCATCATCTCCGGTCCTGCCGAAGGCGATGCGAACCGCTGGTACGGCGAATTCGCCAAGGTCGTCAAGCGCCTGAAGACCGATCGCGACTACGAAGTAGATGAGAAGAAGCGCACCGTCGGCGTCCTCGAACCCGGAATCGAACGCGTCGAGGACTACCTGGGCATCGGCAACCTCTACGATGCGGAGAACACCCCGCTCATCAGCTTCCTCAACAACGCCATCCGCGCCAAGGAGCTGTTCAAGAAGGACAAGGACTACGTCGTCCTCGACGGCGAAGTCCTCATCGTCGACGAGCACACGGGCCGTGTGCTCAAGGGCCGCCGCTACAACGAGGGGCTGCACCAGGCCATCGAGGCCAAGGAAGGGGTGAAGGTCCAGGCAGAGAACCAGACCCTGGCGACGATCACCTTGCAGAACTTCTTCCGCCTCTATGAAAAGCTCTCGGGAATGACCGGTACGGCTGAGACCGAAGCCGCGGAATTCATGTCGACCTACAAGCTCGGTGTCGTTCCGATTCCGACGAACAAGCCGATGCAGCGCGTCGACCAGTCCGACTTCGTCTACAAGAACGAGGTCGCGAAGTTCGACGCCGTCGTCGACGACATCGTCGAACGCCACGAGACCGGACAGCCCGTCCTCGTCGGCACGACGAGCGTCGAGAAGAGCGAATACCTCTCGAAGCATCTGGCCAAACGCGGCGTCAAGCATGAGGTCCTCAACGCGAAGAACCACGCTCGTGAGGCCTCGATCGTGGCGATGGCCGGACGCAAGAACGCCGTCACGGTGGCCACGAACATGGCCGGACGCGGTACCGACATCATGCTCGGCGGAAACGCCGAGTTCCTCGCCGTCGCGGAAATGGAACGTCGAGGTCTCGATCCCGCCGAGAACGAGGACCAGTACGAGTCCGAATGGCCGGAGGTGCTCAAGGCCGCCGAGGACAAGGTCAAGGAAGAGGCAGAAGAGGTCGTCGAGCTCGGAGGACTCTATGTGCTCGGCACCGAACGCCACGAATCCCGCCGCATCGACAATCAGCTGCGCGGACGTTCCGGCCGCCAGGGTGACCCCGGCGAATCCCGGTTCTACCTGTCCCTGACAGATGACCTAATGCGGCTCTTCGGCTCGGGGGCCGCCGAACGGATCATGGCCACAGCGAACGTGCCCGATGATGTGCCGCTGGAATCGAAGATGGTCTCTCGTGCCATCCTCTCGGCCCAGTCGCAGATCGAGCAGCGCAATGCCGAGCAGCGCAAGAACGTGCTCAAATACGACGATGTGCTCAACCGTCAGCGCACCGTGATCTACGATGAGCGCCGCCGAGTGCTCGACGGCGCCGACCTCGAAGATCAGGTCGCGAACTTCCGCGAAGAGGTCATCGATGCCTATGTCGCCCAGGCGACGACGGGACCGGTCGAGGAGTGGCAGGTCGACGAGCTCTTCGAGGCTCTCGGCAAGATCTACTCACCGTCGATCACTCCCGAGGACCTCGCCGAGGAACTCGGTGGCCTCGGCAACCTGACGAAGAACCGCCTCAACCAGGAGATCCAGTCCGACATCGCACTGTTCTACTCACAGCGCGAAGAGGAACTCGGAGAGGACGCCACCCGCGAACTCGAACGCCGTGTGGTGCTCTCTGTCATCGACAAGCGCTGGCGTGAGCACCTCTACGAGATGGACTACCTCAAGAACGGCATCGGACTGCGGGCGATGGCCCAGCGCGATCCGCTGGTGGAATACCAACGCGAGGGCTTCGAGATGTTCACCACCATGCAGGACGGGATCAAGGAGGACGTCGTCCGCCTGACCAACACTCTGCAGGTACAGGTGACCTCATCGGCCGGCTCCGATGGGGACGAACCCGAGGTCGAGGTCGACGCTGAGGAGCTGCGTCACAAGACTCCCAAGATGCAGCTGTCGGCGCCGTCCGAGGGCGGTTCCGCTTCGGTTTCCGAATCCGAGGACGAAGACGATCCGGCTCCGGCCAATCGCGCCGAGCGTCGCGCGAAGAAGAAGGCCAAGAGCTGA
- a CDS encoding Rv3235 family protein produces MNAPLTLTRPQASAPPRREVAPSSTASPTRRVSGQVRGQGIADDRARIAATATSLAVACLEVLSGVRRSETIARWVQPELLAKIDHRCQLRAEVAPHRATAPGTRTVRPGTAHVCQISPEIAEVTVIVAAANRVRAVAVRLELLTTRWTLTALQTM; encoded by the coding sequence ATGAACGCCCCACTCACCCTTACTCGGCCGCAGGCGTCGGCACCGCCTCGGCGAGAGGTCGCACCGTCGTCCACGGCATCGCCCACTCGCCGGGTCAGCGGGCAGGTTCGGGGCCAGGGCATCGCGGACGACCGGGCGCGGATCGCGGCCACGGCCACCTCGTTGGCGGTAGCCTGCCTCGAAGTCCTCTCCGGCGTCAGACGCAGCGAGACGATCGCCCGATGGGTCCAACCGGAGCTGCTGGCGAAGATCGACCACCGCTGTCAGCTGCGCGCCGAGGTGGCACCCCACAGGGCGACCGCTCCCGGTACCCGCACGGTACGGCCGGGAACGGCACACGTCTGTCAGATCAGTCCCGAGATCGCCGAGGTCACGGTCATCGTCGCCGCCGCCAATCGCGTCCGGGCGGTGGCAGTCCGCTTGGAACTGCTCACCACCCGATGGACGCTGACTGCGCTGCAGACGATGTGA
- a CDS encoding LysM peptidoglycan-binding domain-containing protein, with amino-acid sequence MYLLIACASSWLVLLGSFAAAWERLPQPWTTSDVVVIVIIGTGSLLFARIGLISLLALLLQVLPTGRFRSALAGLVAKAMPRILASSVLAIVSAGLVVHSAQAAPLAGPGPDPTSSAQAPSVAAPSAHTPSAPADPGWPTIDDDQRSADSSDDAGRSQDKQPPGGSKPREESEPPDRVRPPDPGWPTEPPADGAPSAPPTDPPSDGPTEGSGESDHSREPSEPGDSDDAAEPADPGTAIHVVTQGESLWSIAADLAENPEEIPQLVAHVYSTNEDTIGPDPSLIIAGQRLEIQK; translated from the coding sequence ATGTATCTCTTGATCGCATGTGCGAGTTCGTGGCTGGTTCTGCTCGGTTCGTTCGCCGCTGCGTGGGAGCGGCTTCCTCAGCCGTGGACGACCAGCGACGTCGTCGTCATCGTCATCATCGGCACCGGATCGCTCCTGTTCGCACGGATCGGACTCATCTCTCTTCTGGCCCTGCTGCTGCAGGTCCTACCCACCGGCCGTTTCCGTTCGGCGCTTGCCGGATTGGTCGCCAAGGCAATGCCCCGGATACTCGCGTCGAGTGTTCTTGCCATCGTCTCTGCCGGCCTCGTGGTCCACTCCGCTCAAGCGGCACCGCTCGCTGGTCCCGGCCCTGACCCCACATCGTCCGCACAGGCTCCTTCCGTCGCTGCACCATCTGCGCATACTCCGTCCGCCCCTGCCGATCCCGGCTGGCCGACGATCGACGATGATCAGCGCTCTGCGGACTCCTCCGACGATGCGGGACGGTCTCAGGATAAGCAGCCGCCAGGCGGTTCCAAGCCGCGTGAGGAATCCGAACCACCCGACCGAGTCCGCCCGCCCGATCCCGGTTGGCCCACAGAACCGCCCGCAGACGGAGCGCCTTCAGCACCACCGACCGACCCGCCGTCGGACGGGCCGACGGAGGGGTCAGGCGAATCCGACCACAGCAGGGAGCCGAGTGAGCCAGGCGACAGTGACGATGCCGCCGAGCCTGCGGATCCTGGAACCGCCATACATGTTGTGACTCAAGGCGAGAGCCTGTGGTCGATCGCTGCCGATCTGGCCGAGAACCCAGAAGAGATCCCCCAGCTCGTCGCGCACGTCTATTCTACCAACGAGGACACCATCGGACCCGATCCGAGCCTCATCATCGCTGGTCAGAGATTGGAGATCCAAAAATGA
- a CDS encoding helix-turn-helix domain-containing protein: MAVESRFLPLTDVAELLNVSIAQARALVRSGDLRAIKVGGRGQWRVEKSEIEAYIQRMYERTEYQIKTGSIED; the protein is encoded by the coding sequence ATGGCCGTCGAAAGTCGCTTCCTGCCGCTGACCGATGTGGCCGAGTTGCTCAATGTCTCGATCGCACAGGCTCGGGCCCTGGTCCGCTCCGGCGATCTCCGCGCCATCAAAGTCGGAGGGCGCGGCCAGTGGCGGGTCGAGAAGTCCGAGATCGAAGCGTATATCCAGCGCATGTACGAGCGCACCGAGTACCAGATCAAGACCGGTTCCATCGAGGACTGA
- a CDS encoding flagella basal body P-ring formation protein FlgA: MELSKRIRRPRWTDARLLVGAMLVVLAVVGTYLLVTSANSTTRVWASARALVPGEILEPADLTVAEVNLADLGKKYLSADSALPTNTSVRSVVAAGELLAASAVAPVSELEGRVVAIDIAGSVPSVVDSGSLVDVWAQPEQNGLDDDGTPPEQIVDSAPVAHINRDVGSFGAGDGARIEVFVGSVDLPGVLAALDGRSVLSVVGAPSVPADEGEQ, encoded by the coding sequence ATGGAGCTCTCGAAAAGAATCCGACGCCCCCGCTGGACCGATGCGCGCCTCCTCGTCGGGGCGATGCTCGTCGTCCTCGCGGTCGTCGGAACCTACCTGCTCGTCACCTCGGCGAACTCGACCACCCGGGTCTGGGCGAGCGCACGCGCACTCGTCCCCGGTGAGATCCTCGAACCGGCCGACCTCACCGTCGCCGAGGTCAATCTCGCCGATCTCGGCAAGAAGTATCTCTCTGCCGATTCTGCGCTGCCGACGAATACGAGCGTGCGCAGCGTCGTGGCGGCGGGGGAGCTGCTGGCCGCCTCAGCGGTGGCGCCTGTGTCCGAACTCGAGGGGCGGGTCGTGGCCATCGATATCGCCGGCTCGGTCCCGAGCGTCGTCGACTCGGGCAGTCTCGTCGACGTCTGGGCGCAGCCGGAGCAGAACGGACTCGACGATGACGGTACACCGCCGGAGCAGATCGTCGATTCGGCCCCGGTCGCTCACATCAATCGAGACGTCGGCAGCTTCGGGGCAGGTGACGGCGCCCGTATCGAAGTGTTCGTTGGCTCGGTGGACCTGCCCGGCGTGCTTGCCGCCCTCGACGGACGCAGCGTGCTCTCCGTGGTCGGTGCCCCGTCCGTTCCCGCCGATGAGGGCGAGCAGTGA
- a CDS encoding AAA family ATPase yields MTQVLLAVDFEYDLILFELLSEIDDVTIVARPADEVELLAHCRTGGADVVIIGRYFPGLDAEAVAAITASGAKVLGFGDDAHALGAVGISAVVATDSDATTMAAAIDDLRASTVVPPRPMTPPGQVGGAGVIITVWGTGSSPGRTLTAVNLADQASRQGKRSVVVDADTVSGMVASTLGLTEESSHLASLCRSQSDPVGRLGAHAVPHASIRESFHAVTGLTRPERWPEIRASVLEAVLKRLAKVYDVVIVDVSDRIDPDDDLADPFYDRHCATRAALEAADIVLVLAAGEPIGLQRLVKLLGTPRAEAVREKMRLVITKVRSSAVGHPAEERIREVLDRFVRVTPDFILRDDRPTADAAMLAGRTLHEQNPRSVLVGDLAAMIDELLPGRRRSRRSVGGRDRRGYGRRGRPQKVRVGQGSGPQD; encoded by the coding sequence ATGACACAGGTCCTGCTGGCGGTCGACTTCGAATACGACCTCATCCTCTTCGAGCTGCTCAGCGAGATCGACGACGTCACGATCGTCGCCCGCCCCGCAGACGAAGTGGAGCTGCTGGCGCACTGCCGCACCGGCGGAGCCGATGTCGTCATCATCGGGCGCTACTTTCCCGGCCTCGACGCGGAGGCGGTTGCCGCGATCACGGCTTCGGGGGCAAAGGTGCTCGGCTTCGGGGACGACGCTCACGCCCTTGGAGCAGTCGGCATCAGCGCTGTCGTCGCAACGGACTCCGACGCGACGACGATGGCCGCGGCGATCGACGACCTCCGCGCCTCCACCGTGGTCCCGCCGCGCCCGATGACGCCGCCCGGGCAGGTTGGAGGAGCGGGAGTGATCATCACGGTCTGGGGGACCGGTTCGTCGCCCGGACGCACTCTCACTGCCGTCAACCTCGCTGATCAGGCCTCCCGTCAGGGCAAGCGCAGCGTCGTCGTCGACGCTGACACGGTCTCCGGCATGGTCGCGTCGACCCTCGGGCTGACAGAGGAATCCTCGCATCTGGCCAGTCTCTGCCGGTCGCAGTCGGACCCGGTGGGGCGCCTCGGCGCGCATGCGGTGCCGCATGCATCGATCCGTGAGAGCTTCCATGCGGTGACCGGGCTGACTCGGCCCGAGCGGTGGCCGGAGATCCGCGCTTCCGTCCTCGAAGCTGTGCTCAAACGTCTGGCCAAGGTCTACGACGTCGTCATCGTCGACGTCAGCGACCGCATCGATCCCGATGACGACCTCGCCGACCCCTTCTACGACCGCCACTGCGCCACTCGTGCCGCGCTCGAGGCTGCCGATATCGTGCTCGTCCTCGCGGCGGGGGAGCCGATCGGCCTGCAGCGCCTGGTCAAACTCCTCGGCACGCCACGGGCCGAGGCGGTGCGCGAGAAGATGCGGCTGGTGATCACGAAGGTGCGCTCGAGCGCGGTCGGCCATCCCGCTGAGGAGCGGATCAGGGAAGTCCTCGACCGATTCGTGCGGGTCACTCCGGACTTCATTCTCAGAGATGACCGGCCCACGGCCGATGCCGCGATGCTCGCCGGCCGCACCCTGCACGAGCAGAATCCCCGGTCCGTCCTCGTCGGAGACCTTGCAGCGATGATCGACGAGCTCCTGCCGGGCCGCCGCCGGTCCCGCAGATCCGTCGGAGGCCGTGACCGTCGCGGCTACGGTCGCCGCGGACGCCCACAGAAAGTCAGGGTGGGCCAGGGGAGCGGACCACAGGACTAG
- a CDS encoding DUF6912 family protein — translation MAIRCYIPTTLTALRSTLTDVRAVAPDAQGRSLRGEEFESAEFDAMCIAAALAANAVFAPAETETGAEAAPERRAIVAYDAPESSPAAPLTEGFELITLAVVEMARVASFHLDEDVVWDEAVQLAEDAGSSAAEDHLGASDLLWYDSSELEQLLGDQA, via the coding sequence ATGGCCATTCGCTGCTACATTCCCACCACCCTGACCGCGCTGCGTTCGACGCTGACCGACGTCCGCGCCGTCGCCCCCGACGCTCAGGGGCGCAGCCTGCGCGGTGAGGAGTTCGAATCCGCTGAATTCGACGCCATGTGCATCGCCGCGGCCCTGGCCGCGAACGCGGTGTTCGCTCCCGCTGAAACCGAGACCGGCGCCGAGGCGGCTCCCGAGCGGCGTGCCATCGTGGCCTATGACGCCCCAGAGTCCAGCCCGGCCGCGCCGCTGACCGAGGGCTTCGAGCTCATCACCCTTGCCGTTGTCGAAATGGCCCGGGTTGCGAGCTTTCATCTTGACGAAGACGTCGTGTGGGATGAGGCGGTGCAGCTGGCCGAGGACGCGGGCTCCAGCGCAGCAGAGGACCACCTCGGCGCTTCCGATCTGCTGTGGTACGACTCTTCCGAACTGGAGCAGCTGCTCGGCGACCAGGCCTGA
- a CDS encoding DUF2505 domain-containing protein, protein MRSLTLNHDYSVDLSTFLAKLADPDVWEKLGSDASAEYIDPDTEMTVRTPMPKAELPAALASRLPDNTVLVEVYMIPGDVLGDEAEIRMSARAAGVPVEIDAVLELREVESVTKLAAHAEISSSIPMFGAMIEQAVVPILEKRLSDRLRRFESA, encoded by the coding sequence ATGCGATCTCTGACTCTCAATCATGACTATTCGGTTGATCTGTCGACATTCCTGGCCAAACTCGCCGACCCCGACGTGTGGGAGAAGCTCGGCTCCGACGCCAGTGCCGAATACATCGACCCCGACACGGAGATGACCGTGCGGACCCCGATGCCCAAGGCCGAGCTTCCGGCGGCTCTGGCCTCTCGGCTTCCCGACAACACCGTGCTGGTCGAGGTGTACATGATTCCCGGGGATGTCCTCGGTGACGAGGCAGAGATCCGCATGTCTGCACGCGCCGCAGGCGTCCCGGTCGAGATCGATGCGGTCCTCGAGCTGCGCGAGGTCGAGTCAGTGACGAAGTTGGCCGCTCATGCCGAGATCAGCTCGTCGATCCCGATGTTCGGCGCGATGATCGAACAGGCTGTGGTCCCGATCCTGGAGAAGCGCCTGAGCGACCGGCTGCGCCGCTTCGAATCCGCCTGA